A single window of Pseudarthrobacter defluvii DNA harbors:
- a CDS encoding aldehyde dehydrogenase family protein produces the protein MNTTPVLTQDAVSTRTIFNPATGEPVGEAPVHTVADLQHAIDVAVAAQPGWATLGHEARSAALLKAADAVEARAEELAQLLSREQGKPLNGPNARFEVGACAAWLRAAAGTPLEAETLVDDGETRAELHYRPIGVVGAIGPWNWPMMITVWQVAPALRMGNAVVVKPSEYTPLSVLALVETINEALPEGLLTVVSGGRDVGEALASHPAIGKIMFTGSTATGKAIIKSSADTIKRLTLELGGNDAGIVLPDADPRAIAEGLFWGAFINTGQTCAALKRLYVHDDIYDAVCEELTNVAKAMPMGNGLDENNVLGPLQNKAQYEIVANLVEAAKAAGARVLLGGNPDTDQPGYFYPTTLVADIDNDNPLVAEEQFGPALPIIRYSTIDEAIQKANALDVGLGASVWSSDPATARNVAARIQAGTVWINKHGAVDPRIPFGGAKQSGYGLEFGVEGLKHLGVPQVING, from the coding sequence ATGAACACCACGCCTGTCCTTACCCAGGACGCCGTCTCCACCCGAACCATCTTCAACCCCGCCACCGGTGAACCCGTCGGAGAAGCCCCGGTGCATACGGTCGCGGACCTGCAGCACGCCATCGACGTGGCAGTCGCCGCCCAGCCCGGCTGGGCCACACTCGGTCACGAGGCACGGTCCGCCGCACTGCTGAAGGCCGCCGACGCCGTCGAAGCGCGCGCGGAAGAACTCGCCCAGCTGCTCTCCCGCGAGCAGGGCAAACCGCTGAACGGCCCCAACGCCCGCTTCGAAGTCGGCGCCTGCGCCGCCTGGCTCCGCGCCGCCGCCGGGACACCGCTCGAAGCGGAAACCCTGGTCGATGACGGTGAAACCCGTGCGGAGCTGCACTACCGGCCCATCGGCGTCGTCGGGGCCATCGGGCCATGGAACTGGCCCATGATGATCACCGTCTGGCAGGTCGCCCCCGCACTGAGAATGGGCAACGCCGTAGTGGTCAAACCCTCCGAATACACCCCGCTCAGCGTGCTTGCCCTCGTTGAAACCATCAACGAAGCCCTGCCCGAAGGGCTCCTCACCGTGGTCTCCGGCGGCCGCGACGTAGGCGAAGCCCTCGCCTCGCACCCCGCCATCGGGAAGATCATGTTCACCGGCTCCACCGCAACGGGCAAGGCGATCATCAAATCCTCCGCGGACACCATCAAGCGGCTCACCCTGGAGCTCGGCGGTAACGACGCCGGCATCGTCCTGCCCGACGCCGACCCGAGGGCCATCGCCGAAGGCCTGTTCTGGGGCGCCTTCATCAACACCGGCCAAACCTGCGCTGCCCTGAAACGCCTCTACGTCCACGACGACATCTACGACGCCGTCTGCGAGGAGCTCACCAATGTGGCCAAGGCCATGCCGATGGGCAACGGCCTGGACGAAAACAACGTCCTGGGACCGCTGCAGAACAAGGCACAGTACGAGATCGTCGCGAACCTCGTGGAGGCCGCCAAAGCCGCCGGGGCCCGCGTCCTCCTCGGCGGAAACCCGGACACTGACCAGCCCGGCTACTTCTACCCCACCACCCTCGTGGCCGACATCGACAACGACAACCCACTCGTCGCCGAAGAACAATTCGGCCCCGCCCTGCCCATCATCCGCTACAGCACCATCGACGAAGCAATCCAGAAAGCAAACGCCCTCGACGTCGGCCTCGGCGCCTCCGTCTGGTCCTCAGACCCGGCAACAGCCCGCAACGTCGCCGCCCGAATCCAAGCAGGTACCGTCTGGATCAACAAACACGGCGCCGTCGACCCTCGCATCCCCTTCGGCGGGGCAAAACAATCCGGCTACGGCCTCGAATTCGGCGTCGAAGGACTCAAACACCTCGGCGTCCCCCAGGTCATCAACGGCTAA
- a CDS encoding S-(hydroxymethyl)mycothiol dehydrogenase, which produces MVHKVQAVVVKEKNAPVSLETILVPDPGPGEALVDILTCGVCHADLHYKQGGIGDDFPYLLGHEATGVVSAVGPDVTSVGPGDRVILNWRAVCGECRACAKGQPQYCFNTHNATQKMTLEDGTVLSPALGIGAFAEKTLVAAGRCTKVDPDVDAAAVGLLGCGIMAGIGAAINTGEVKRGESVAVIGCGGVGIAAVAGAKLAGATTIIAVDIDDNKIGMTKSLGATHGVNSKQEDAVEAIRALTGGNGADVMIDAVGRPETYKQAFYARDLAGRVVLVGVPTPEMTLELPLLDVFGRGGSLKSSWYGDCLPSRDFSMLVSHYKQGNLDLDAFVSERITIDQVEEAFGKMHEGKVLRSVVEVSPVQI; this is translated from the coding sequence ATGGTTCATAAAGTCCAAGCAGTAGTGGTTAAGGAAAAGAACGCCCCGGTGTCGCTGGAGACCATCCTGGTGCCGGATCCGGGGCCGGGGGAAGCGCTGGTGGACATCCTGACCTGCGGTGTCTGCCACGCGGATCTGCACTATAAGCAGGGCGGCATCGGCGATGATTTCCCGTACCTGCTGGGCCATGAGGCCACCGGCGTTGTCTCTGCAGTTGGTCCGGACGTCACCTCGGTGGGGCCCGGTGACCGGGTCATCCTGAACTGGCGGGCGGTGTGCGGCGAGTGCCGGGCGTGCGCCAAGGGCCAGCCGCAGTACTGCTTCAATACCCACAACGCAACCCAGAAGATGACCCTTGAGGACGGCACGGTCCTGTCCCCGGCCCTGGGCATTGGCGCCTTCGCTGAAAAGACCCTGGTGGCCGCGGGGCGGTGCACCAAGGTGGACCCCGACGTAGACGCGGCGGCCGTGGGGCTGCTGGGCTGCGGCATCATGGCCGGCATCGGTGCCGCGATCAACACCGGCGAGGTCAAGCGCGGCGAGTCCGTGGCAGTGATTGGCTGCGGCGGCGTGGGCATCGCCGCGGTCGCCGGCGCGAAGTTGGCGGGTGCGACGACGATCATCGCCGTTGACATCGACGACAACAAGATCGGGATGACCAAGTCCCTCGGCGCCACCCATGGCGTGAACTCCAAGCAGGAGGACGCGGTGGAGGCCATCCGGGCCCTTACCGGAGGCAACGGCGCGGACGTGATGATTGACGCCGTCGGCCGTCCTGAAACCTACAAGCAGGCGTTCTACGCCCGCGACCTTGCCGGCCGCGTGGTCCTGGTCGGTGTGCCGACGCCGGAGATGACGCTGGAACTGCCGCTGCTGGATGTCTTTGGCCGCGGCGGGTCGCTGAAGTCCTCCTGGTACGGCGACTGCCTGCCCTCCCGGGACTTCTCCATGCTGGTGTCCCACTACAAGCAGGGCAACCTGGACCTGGACGCGTTCGTGTCCGAGCGCATCACCATCGACCAGGTGGAGGAGGCCTTCGGCAAAATGCACGAGGGCAAGGTCCTGCGTTCCGTTGTTGAAGTCAGCCCAGTGCAGATCTGA
- a CDS encoding MBL fold metallo-hydrolase yields the protein MAVTIENLVTSGTFSLDGGTWDVDNNVWIVGNDEECVIIDAPHDAAAIINQVRSRKVKAILLTHAHNDHIGAAREVADALGAPVLLNEEDLVLWEQVYPDAKPDRYHSDGDVFEVGGATLKAIRTPGHSPGSTCFYLESEGTVFTGDTLFNGGPGATGRSYSDYPTILTSIRGRLLTLPSETVVRTGHGDNTTIAAEQETLAKVPQ from the coding sequence ATGGCCGTCACCATTGAGAACCTGGTCACCTCGGGCACGTTCTCGCTCGACGGCGGCACCTGGGATGTGGACAACAACGTCTGGATCGTGGGCAACGACGAGGAATGCGTCATCATCGACGCTCCCCACGACGCCGCCGCGATCATCAACCAGGTCCGCAGCCGCAAGGTCAAGGCCATCCTGCTGACCCACGCGCACAACGACCACATCGGTGCCGCCCGGGAGGTTGCAGACGCGCTGGGAGCACCGGTCCTCCTGAACGAGGAGGACCTGGTGCTGTGGGAGCAGGTCTACCCTGACGCCAAGCCGGACCGCTATCACTCGGACGGGGACGTGTTCGAGGTGGGCGGGGCAACGCTGAAGGCGATCCGCACGCCCGGCCACTCCCCGGGGTCCACCTGCTTCTACCTCGAAAGCGAAGGAACGGTATTCACCGGGGACACGCTGTTCAATGGCGGCCCGGGTGCCACGGGCCGGTCCTACAGTGACTATCCCACCATCCTGACCTCCATCCGTGGACGGCTTTTGACGCTTCCCTCGGAAACGGTGGTCCGCACCGGCCACGGCGACAACACCACCATCGCCGCGGAGCAGGAAACGCTGGCGAAAGTCCCGCAGTAG
- a CDS encoding Lrp/AsnC family transcriptional regulator, with product MDVEEVHAAAAVARRPETLYTYILTGSADCAAELSSPASKFAELLIRDIGSIPGVRSAATYPVLSYPRTMHQWNPGVLTPEEIEVMGGTRYSKAPTALEHVEQLGKEDRQLLRALERDGRASYEELARITGLSVQTTQRRVERMRREGTVFIRAVFEPALLGLPVEVLLWVKVPFPELDRVEAEMLPSPSVRYAAVLAGDFQLVVDAVFPSRAALSTYLKESQWATRAHAIEPAVVVDALKRSGTMALSFGEDLGGYSS from the coding sequence ATGGATGTTGAAGAGGTTCATGCCGCTGCCGCCGTCGCGAGGCGCCCGGAAACCTTGTACACCTACATCCTCACCGGGTCCGCGGACTGCGCGGCGGAGCTTTCCAGCCCTGCCTCTAAGTTTGCAGAGCTGTTGATCCGGGACATAGGGAGCATCCCGGGCGTTAGATCGGCCGCCACGTATCCCGTCCTCAGCTATCCCAGAACGATGCACCAGTGGAATCCCGGCGTCCTGACGCCGGAAGAAATTGAGGTGATGGGCGGAACCCGCTACTCGAAGGCACCGACCGCCCTGGAACACGTGGAGCAACTGGGAAAAGAGGACCGGCAACTTCTCAGGGCACTGGAACGCGATGGCCGCGCCAGTTACGAGGAACTGGCGCGCATCACGGGACTCTCGGTGCAGACGACCCAGCGCAGGGTGGAGCGGATGCGGCGCGAGGGGACAGTGTTCATCCGCGCAGTCTTCGAGCCTGCGCTGCTCGGATTGCCGGTAGAGGTGCTGCTGTGGGTCAAAGTGCCGTTTCCGGAACTGGACCGCGTGGAAGCGGAAATGCTTCCTTCCCCGTCAGTCCGGTACGCCGCGGTACTCGCCGGTGACTTCCAGCTTGTTGTCGATGCCGTCTTTCCCAGCCGCGCCGCACTTTCCACGTACCTGAAAGAGTCCCAGTGGGCCACCCGGGCCCATGCCATCGAGCCGGCCGTGGTGGTAGACGCCCTAAAGCGCAGCGGAACAATGGCACTGTCGTTCGGCGAAGACCTCGGCGGGTACAGCTCCTGA
- a CDS encoding DUF4192 domain-containing protein, protein MMEKLTIKTPPDVLSFIGHTLGFWPKESLVCITLNENSIGATLRIDLPRQPGQELPYARTVAHYLTSDTTATSLIFAVYTSAPWQPGQPKPHAGTIAALTGVLAEQGITIRDGLFVGDDTFSPYDGEPGHELALPVSSTQTSAINAEFIYRGSAVQPTDQITLPATREALANAAAVEHHMDTIRSMSAGTATRQARELWAGMLDTASFPSDDDSHALVANLQFPAIRDRLIADIPDLEEPLQSILFAQTDGAPKWSRIEWAQQLLLHAYTRTSPQHAAPVLTTIGYINWWEGRGSKAHQFLQLALDTDPAYRLARLSDQMIGSGIVAGWNMNKHTAYKALPYEMP, encoded by the coding sequence ATGATGGAAAAACTCACCATCAAAACGCCACCGGATGTCCTCAGCTTCATCGGGCACACACTCGGGTTCTGGCCAAAAGAAAGCCTGGTCTGCATCACCCTCAACGAGAACAGCATCGGCGCCACCCTACGGATCGATCTCCCCCGCCAGCCCGGCCAGGAACTCCCCTACGCCCGAACCGTCGCCCACTACCTCACCAGCGACACCACCGCGACGTCACTGATCTTCGCCGTCTACACCAGCGCACCCTGGCAACCCGGACAGCCCAAACCCCACGCCGGCACCATCGCCGCACTCACCGGAGTCCTCGCCGAACAAGGCATCACCATCCGCGACGGGCTCTTCGTCGGCGACGACACCTTCTCCCCATACGACGGCGAACCCGGCCACGAACTCGCCCTGCCCGTCAGCTCCACCCAGACCAGCGCAATCAACGCCGAGTTCATCTACCGCGGCAGCGCCGTCCAACCCACCGACCAGATCACACTCCCAGCCACCAGAGAGGCACTTGCTAACGCCGCCGCCGTCGAACACCACATGGACACCATCCGATCCATGTCCGCCGGTACCGCAACGAGGCAAGCCCGGGAGCTCTGGGCCGGCATGCTGGACACTGCATCCTTCCCCAGCGACGACGATTCACACGCCTTGGTCGCAAACCTCCAGTTCCCGGCCATCCGCGACCGCCTCATCGCCGACATCCCAGACCTGGAAGAGCCACTGCAAAGCATCCTCTTTGCACAAACCGACGGCGCCCCCAAGTGGTCGCGCATCGAGTGGGCACAGCAACTACTCCTGCACGCCTACACCCGCACCAGCCCCCAACACGCTGCCCCGGTCCTCACCACCATCGGCTACATCAACTGGTGGGAAGGCAGAGGCAGCAAAGCACACCAATTCCTCCAACTCGCCCTCGACACCGACCCCGCCTACCGCCTCGCACGACTCAGCGACCAAATGATCGGCTCCGGAATCGTCGCAGGCTGGAACATGAACAAACACACCGCCTACAAAGCCCTGCCGTACGAAATGCCGTAA
- a CDS encoding DUF2254 family protein yields the protein MSGWDTSKGRNSAVSDPLRSSGRMHEAGRVRRGVDEFLRVPLLITAAFCVGGVLVSVLDIVGGNQTPLRSVAAAIVPAKGASDFVSAVATSLLTVTSITFSVLLLAVQQTASSLTSVVFDQFLRRRANQAYFGFFVGATAFTFLVLGLARDDPAPVYGAAITLFLTVAALVALLLLIHGTIDQMRPQSVVRSIHELALRARENELVLLGRTRKRRISAEGAPERKVRVLDSGYVVTIDVDRLAQIARAAGPHTEVLVEGRLGEYLVFDEVVVRLVGVSPDDSSHDDRVLAAFGIDDIRDVDAEAGYAIDQLENIAWATGTSASQSPNTATAAIRSLSDLLGRWMISGERDRSNRSLEQEELPVVYLDGAVPLGMAALSTLIIGTVDSSQVQTCAELIRSFARLVPRLHETDKKDFEEVLDGALPAVIQHAHVPVLRNALAELEHVMYQCGYNIDRVGEVRHLLDESARRLLPKPSDEPESAHPQ from the coding sequence ATGAGCGGATGGGACACCAGCAAGGGCAGGAATTCTGCAGTTAGTGATCCGCTGCGCAGTTCTGGCCGCATGCACGAGGCGGGCCGGGTCCGGCGTGGCGTCGACGAGTTCCTCAGGGTGCCTCTGCTGATTACGGCCGCTTTCTGCGTCGGGGGCGTGCTCGTGTCAGTCCTGGATATTGTGGGCGGGAATCAGACGCCGCTGCGAAGTGTTGCGGCGGCCATCGTGCCTGCCAAAGGGGCATCAGACTTCGTATCAGCAGTTGCGACAAGCCTCCTGACCGTCACGTCGATTACGTTTTCAGTGCTGCTGCTGGCCGTGCAACAGACCGCGAGTTCACTGACCTCCGTGGTCTTCGACCAGTTCCTGCGCCGACGTGCCAACCAAGCCTATTTCGGGTTCTTCGTGGGGGCCACCGCCTTCACCTTCCTTGTTCTCGGCCTGGCACGGGATGACCCGGCGCCCGTGTACGGGGCAGCCATCACATTGTTCCTGACCGTGGCGGCGCTGGTGGCCCTGCTTCTGCTCATTCACGGGACCATCGACCAAATGCGCCCGCAGTCGGTCGTGCGTTCCATCCATGAACTTGCGCTGCGGGCACGCGAGAACGAACTTGTCCTCCTGGGGCGGACGCGCAAGCGGAGGATAAGCGCCGAGGGCGCGCCTGAGCGGAAGGTGCGGGTACTGGATAGTGGTTACGTGGTCACAATCGACGTCGACAGGCTTGCCCAGATTGCCCGGGCCGCTGGTCCGCACACAGAGGTTCTGGTGGAAGGCCGGCTGGGTGAGTACTTGGTTTTCGATGAAGTAGTAGTCCGCTTGGTCGGCGTAAGCCCAGATGATTCCTCACACGATGACCGCGTCCTTGCAGCATTCGGAATCGACGACATCCGCGACGTCGATGCCGAGGCCGGTTACGCCATTGACCAACTGGAGAACATTGCTTGGGCAACCGGCACCAGCGCCTCCCAAAGCCCGAACACCGCCACCGCTGCAATCCGGTCACTGAGCGACCTACTGGGACGGTGGATGATCAGCGGAGAGCGGGACAGATCCAACCGCTCTCTAGAACAGGAAGAGTTGCCCGTAGTTTATTTGGACGGGGCTGTGCCGCTGGGCATGGCAGCGCTGAGCACCCTCATCATCGGCACCGTCGATTCCAGCCAGGTCCAGACCTGCGCTGAGCTGATCCGCTCTTTCGCGCGCCTGGTACCCAGACTCCACGAAACTGACAAGAAGGACTTCGAAGAGGTCCTCGACGGCGCCTTGCCCGCCGTAATCCAACATGCACACGTACCGGTGCTGCGCAACGCCCTTGCAGAGCTTGAGCACGTGATGTACCAGTGCGGATACAACATCGACCGCGTTGGCGAGGTCCGTCACCTTCTCGACGAATCCGCCCGCCGCCTGCTGCCCAAACCCTCCGACGAACCAGAGTCCGCTCATCCCCAGTAA
- a CDS encoding molybdopterin oxidoreductase family protein has translation MVDRIAQIWGTRTPYARDERWPVRVDQVLAEGVNEAEVERWVQSACVLCSNGCGIDIAVKDGAMVGVRGRSVDTVNHGRLGPKGLFASWQGVSNQDRITKPLVRENGVLVESDWDTAMDRIVARSRRLLDEKGPLSHGFYTSGQLFLEEYYAQAIVGKAGIGTPHMDGNTRLCTATAAAAMKESFGSDGQPGSYVDIDECDAMFLFGHNMAESQTVLWMRVLDRIAGPDKPRVVCVDPRDTEVARNAEVHLPVRPGTNLALMHGLVRELFISGWIDQDYIDRHTMNVDELRRTVEPWTPEAVAQTCGVDAEDVRRAAEIFGTSDRVLSTVLQGFYQSSQATASSCAVNNLHLLRGLLGKPGCGILQMNGQPTAQNNRECGADGDLSGFRNWENPEHVQELADLWNVDAAIIPHWAPPTHAMQIFRYVEQGSIEFLWISATNPAVSMPQLPRIREILNADSLFLVVQDLYLTETAQYADVVLPAAAWGEKTGTFTNVNRTVHLSEKAVEPPGQARSDLDTFLDYSRRMGFTQRDGSPLLDWKGPEDAFTAWKECTRGRPCDYTGITYDKLRGGSGVPWPCNEDHPDGTVRMYRDGVFATDPDYCETYGHDLLTGATVGPAAYKAMNPAGRAIFKTAPYQPAHETPDEDYPFRYTTGRTVYHFHTRTKTARSPQLNQAAPDAWVEMSVNDAQSAGLVEGDLVQVESRRGHITAPVRVSGIRDGSIFAPFHYGYWDEGGTPNSRHRAANELTITEWDPVSKQPVLKNAAVRVTKIADGVGPALAPTTTASRPATQGRGGKRVLPTAGGPAAQAKETIAPVEPPAVATKEEHS, from the coding sequence ATGGTCGATCGTATTGCTCAGATTTGGGGGACCCGCACTCCGTATGCACGGGATGAGCGGTGGCCGGTCCGGGTGGACCAGGTCCTTGCCGAGGGTGTGAACGAAGCTGAGGTGGAGCGGTGGGTGCAGTCGGCATGCGTGCTGTGCAGCAACGGATGCGGCATCGATATCGCAGTGAAGGACGGGGCCATGGTCGGGGTCCGCGGCAGGTCTGTGGACACCGTCAACCATGGCCGTCTTGGACCGAAGGGCCTGTTCGCGAGCTGGCAGGGGGTGAGCAACCAGGACCGCATCACCAAGCCCCTGGTCCGTGAAAACGGGGTGCTGGTCGAGTCGGACTGGGATACGGCGATGGACCGCATCGTCGCCCGCAGCAGGAGACTGCTGGATGAAAAGGGCCCTCTCTCGCACGGTTTTTACACGAGCGGGCAGTTGTTCCTTGAGGAGTACTACGCTCAGGCCATCGTCGGCAAAGCGGGGATCGGCACGCCTCACATGGACGGCAATACGAGGCTTTGCACCGCGACCGCGGCGGCGGCCATGAAGGAATCCTTTGGCTCTGACGGCCAGCCCGGCAGTTATGTCGACATAGATGAATGTGATGCCATGTTCCTGTTTGGGCATAACATGGCCGAAAGCCAGACCGTCCTGTGGATGCGTGTCCTGGACCGGATTGCCGGCCCGGACAAGCCCAGAGTTGTGTGCGTGGACCCCCGCGACACCGAAGTCGCCCGCAACGCAGAAGTCCACTTGCCGGTCCGGCCCGGCACCAATCTGGCCTTGATGCACGGGCTGGTACGGGAACTGTTCATCAGCGGTTGGATCGACCAGGACTACATCGACCGGCACACAATGAACGTCGATGAGCTTCGGAGAACGGTTGAACCGTGGACTCCCGAGGCGGTGGCACAAACCTGCGGCGTCGATGCGGAGGATGTTCGCCGGGCGGCGGAAATCTTTGGGACCTCGGACCGGGTGCTGTCCACGGTCTTGCAGGGCTTCTACCAATCGTCCCAAGCCACGGCATCCTCCTGCGCGGTGAACAACCTGCACCTGCTCAGGGGGCTTTTAGGCAAGCCGGGCTGCGGGATACTGCAAATGAACGGCCAGCCAACAGCCCAGAACAACCGCGAATGCGGGGCCGATGGGGACCTGTCCGGGTTCCGGAACTGGGAAAACCCCGAGCACGTCCAAGAACTTGCCGATTTGTGGAACGTCGACGCCGCAATCATCCCGCACTGGGCTCCACCTACCCACGCCATGCAGATCTTCCGGTACGTCGAGCAGGGATCGATTGAATTCCTGTGGATCTCAGCAACCAACCCGGCCGTGTCGATGCCGCAGCTGCCACGGATCCGGGAGATCCTCAACGCTGACAGCCTGTTCCTGGTCGTGCAGGACCTCTACCTGACCGAGACCGCCCAATACGCCGATGTGGTGCTGCCGGCGGCGGCGTGGGGAGAGAAAACCGGGACGTTCACCAACGTGAACCGCACAGTGCACCTGTCGGAGAAAGCGGTGGAACCTCCGGGACAGGCCCGCAGCGACCTGGATACATTCCTGGACTACTCCCGGCGCATGGGCTTCACGCAGCGTGACGGATCGCCCCTGCTGGACTGGAAAGGGCCGGAGGACGCGTTCACCGCTTGGAAGGAATGTACGCGCGGGCGTCCCTGTGACTACACCGGCATCACCTACGACAAACTCCGCGGCGGCAGCGGCGTCCCCTGGCCGTGCAACGAGGACCATCCAGATGGCACAGTGCGTATGTACCGTGACGGAGTGTTCGCCACCGACCCCGACTACTGCGAAACCTACGGCCATGACCTGCTGACCGGAGCCACGGTCGGCCCGGCAGCCTACAAGGCAATGAACCCGGCAGGGCGGGCCATCTTCAAAACTGCCCCCTACCAGCCGGCGCACGAGACCCCGGATGAGGACTACCCCTTCCGGTATACGACCGGGCGCACTGTGTACCACTTCCACACGCGCACGAAGACGGCCAGATCCCCCCAGCTGAACCAGGCAGCGCCCGACGCATGGGTGGAGATGTCCGTTAACGACGCCCAGTCCGCGGGGCTGGTGGAAGGCGACCTTGTCCAGGTCGAATCACGCCGGGGACATATCACCGCCCCGGTACGGGTCAGCGGGATCCGGGATGGCAGCATCTTCGCCCCGTTCCACTACGGGTACTGGGACGAGGGGGGAACACCAAACAGCAGGCACCGGGCCGCGAACGAACTGACCATCACTGAATGGGATCCCGTCTCCAAACAGCCCGTCCTGAAGAACGCAGCGGTCCGCGTCACAAAGATCGCCGACGGTGTGGGACCAGCCCTTGCCCCAACCACCACAGCCTCGCGCCCCGCGACCCAAGGACGGGGAGGCAAACGGGTGCTGCCCACGGCGGGCGGGCCGGCAGCACAGGCCAAGGAGACAATCGCACCAGTCGAACCCCCGGCGGTGGCCACCAAGGAGGAACACTCATGA
- a CDS encoding sensor histidine kinase, giving the protein MNPTRQWLTPLGLAMVALVVITSAFGGPGFADVGDGLLNLISALVFAGAAVPFLIKERLPPAVFLQLTVLMGLGVLGMRLADPTGEVLALFLLAAFAPLRPPRPALAAVTLLAALAFNVLQLSTGHSALTLILATDAGAAFFFLVGTLLRREKEQRLQIAGLLHELEASREAERAASVAAERGRMAREVHDVLAHTLSGLVLHLEGARLLASSTGADERLLKAVTRAHSLSKSGLTEARQAVQALRGDTAPGPEMIRSLIEQHKLASAGETRYTVHGAPVPLSDEAAVALYRTVQEALSNVRKHASGADVDADLTWGEDRVDLKISNAVTIGRSSHSGRGFGLKGMVERAELAGGTAETSLTDDRFHVSLSLPIKAGAR; this is encoded by the coding sequence ATGAATCCAACCCGCCAATGGCTTACTCCACTAGGCCTGGCCATGGTTGCCCTCGTGGTCATTACCTCCGCCTTCGGCGGCCCCGGGTTCGCCGACGTGGGGGACGGTTTGCTGAACCTGATCTCGGCCCTGGTTTTCGCCGGCGCGGCCGTGCCCTTCCTGATCAAGGAACGCCTGCCCCCGGCGGTCTTCCTGCAGTTGACGGTGCTCATGGGCCTGGGGGTGCTGGGCATGCGCCTTGCCGATCCCACCGGCGAAGTCCTGGCCCTGTTCCTGCTCGCGGCGTTCGCACCCCTGCGCCCGCCGCGCCCGGCCCTGGCCGCGGTGACCCTGCTCGCGGCACTGGCGTTCAATGTCCTGCAGCTGAGCACGGGACACTCGGCTCTGACGCTGATCCTCGCCACCGACGCCGGAGCCGCGTTCTTCTTCCTGGTCGGCACGCTGCTGCGAAGGGAAAAGGAGCAGCGACTCCAGATCGCCGGGCTGCTCCACGAACTCGAGGCCAGCCGGGAGGCCGAGCGTGCTGCTTCCGTTGCCGCTGAACGCGGCCGGATGGCTCGGGAAGTCCACGACGTCCTGGCCCACACCCTCTCAGGACTCGTCCTGCATCTGGAAGGCGCACGCCTGCTTGCGTCAAGCACCGGCGCCGACGAAAGACTGCTCAAAGCCGTCACGCGTGCCCACAGTCTTTCCAAGTCTGGCCTGACAGAAGCCCGCCAAGCGGTGCAAGCCCTCCGCGGGGACACGGCGCCGGGGCCGGAGATGATCCGTTCCCTCATCGAGCAGCACAAGCTCGCCTCGGCGGGGGAGACGCGCTACACCGTCCACGGCGCGCCCGTTCCGTTGTCCGATGAGGCGGCTGTGGCGCTCTACAGAACGGTGCAGGAAGCGCTCTCGAATGTTCGGAAGCATGCGTCAGGGGCAGACGTCGACGCCGACCTTACCTGGGGAGAGGACCGGGTGGACCTGAAGATCAGCAACGCCGTGACCATCGGAAGATCATCACATTCCGGACGTGGCTTCGGTCTGAAAGGAATGGTTGAGCGGGCCGAGCTGGCCGGCGGAACCGCTGAAACCAGCCTCACCGACGACCGCTTCCACGTCTCGCTATCCCTCCCTATTAAGGCTGGGGCCCGATAA
- a CDS encoding response regulator — protein MDAPEVRVLIADDQKIVRDGLSMIMGLLEGITVIGTAVDGADAVRQARALQPDVIVMDLNMPVMNGAEATEVLSREMPAVKVLVLTTYADDQWVFAALRAGARGFLTKDAGAEEIRHALLSVAAGEAQLDPTVQRRLLEALRRGDHTALAPEPADVRSDGGNALTARETEVLVLIAEGLSNKEIADRLFVSDSTIKTHINHLLAKTGMRDRAQLVAYAYRHRLVTG, from the coding sequence ATGGACGCACCCGAGGTCAGGGTACTGATCGCTGATGACCAGAAGATCGTCCGGGACGGCTTGTCGATGATCATGGGCCTGCTGGAGGGCATCACCGTCATCGGGACCGCTGTTGACGGGGCCGACGCCGTCCGCCAGGCCAGGGCATTGCAGCCGGACGTCATCGTCATGGATCTCAACATGCCGGTGATGAACGGCGCGGAAGCCACGGAAGTCCTCAGCAGGGAAATGCCGGCGGTCAAGGTGCTCGTGCTGACCACCTACGCCGATGACCAATGGGTGTTCGCAGCTCTCCGGGCCGGGGCGCGCGGGTTCCTGACCAAGGACGCCGGCGCAGAAGAGATCCGGCATGCACTGCTCAGCGTCGCCGCCGGTGAAGCCCAGCTCGATCCCACCGTCCAGCGCCGGCTCCTCGAGGCGCTGCGGCGCGGGGACCACACAGCCCTCGCTCCCGAGCCTGCCGACGTCCGTTCAGACGGCGGTAACGCCCTGACCGCCAGGGAAACCGAGGTCCTGGTCCTGATAGCGGAAGGCCTGTCCAACAAGGAGATCGCCGACCGGTTGTTCGTTTCGGATTCCACGATCAAAACCCACATCAACCATCTGCTGGCCAAGACCGGCATGCGCGACCGGGCCCAGCTCGTCGCCTACGCGTACCGCCACCGCCTGGTCACCGGCTGA